A single window of Nicotiana tomentosiformis chromosome 1, ASM39032v3, whole genome shotgun sequence DNA harbors:
- the LOC138906570 gene encoding uncharacterized protein — protein sequence MVVGSMVMPKYADPKTIYTPKYIQADMLSEHGMNLTYMQAWRAKEKTLKFSRGHPVDSYSRLPSYLYILEKTYPRSVVKLQKTEDDCFLNAFVALSTSINGWERCSPVVVVDGTFLKLAYRGIMLTASTMDATRGILTLAYAVVDSENNASWRSKFKKGHLELSELYFATTRLYTLNEFNERISKIKEIDTCVKAYLYDIGYYKWSRVHATVNKTWTMTSNITESLNAVKASTDYIHTVIDGVKYFIVCLQNKRCSCGQFQLDELPCPHALLDLRHRNESYKNYCSPYYTRDSLLQTYEIPIDPLPDESK from the exons ATGGTAGTTGGCAGCATGGTCATGCCAAAATATGCGGATCCTAAGACAATATACACACCAAAATACATACAAGCTGACATGTTATCGGAACATGGTATGAACTTAACATACATGCAAGCTTGGAGAGCAAAGGAAAAGACTTTAAAATTTTCGAGAGGTCATCCTGTTGATTCCTACAGTCGATTGCCGAGTTATTTGTATATTTTGGAGAAGACTTATCCAAGGTCGGTAGTAAAATTGCAGAAGACTGAAGATGACTGTTTCTTAAATGCATTTGTTGCTCTTAGTACATCCATTAATGGTTGGGAGCGTTGTAGTCCAGTTGTAGTAGTCGATGGCACCTTCTTGAAGTTGGCATATAGGGGAATCATGCTAACAGCTAGCACAATGGATGCAACAC gtGGCATATTAACACTAGCATACGCCGTTGTTGATTCAGAAAATAATGCATCATGGAG GTCAAAGTTCAAGAAAGGTCATCTAGAGTTAAGCGAATTATACTTTGCCACGACACGATTATACACGCTTAATGAATTTAATGAAAGAATATCGAAAATTAAAGAGATCGACACATGTGTTAAAGCATACCTATACGATATTGGTTATTACAAATGGTCTCGGGTACATGCTACGGTGAACAAAACATGGACGATGACATCAAATATTACAGAGTCCTTGAATGCG GTGAAGGCTTCAACAGATTATATTCATACTGTGATAGATGGTGTGAAATACTTCATTGTTTGCCTTCAAAATAAGAGATGTAGTTGTGGACAATTTCAGCTTGATGAACTTCCTTGTCCACATGCTTTGCTGGATTTGAGGCACAGGAACGAGTCTTATAAAAACTATTGTTCTCCTTATTACACGAGGGATAGCCTTCTGCAGACTTATGAAATACCAATAGACCCTCTACCTGATGAAAGCAAATGA